ATGGGAAATCTCCGAAGCGTAGAAAAAGGTTTTCAAAAAGTTAATGTTGATGCGCGCATTGTCTCAGACGCTAAGTCAATAGATGATGCAGATGGTGTTGTGCTTCCAGGGGTCGGTGCATTCATCGACTGCATAAAAAATCTTACTGACATGAATCTTACTGATGCAATTATAAAGTCGATATCAAAGGGCAAGCCCTATCTTGGGATCTGCCTTGGTCTTCAGGTTTTGTTTACTGAATCAGAAGAATTTGGAACATGCAAAGGACTTAATGTGCTTAAGGGCAGGGTTGTAAGATTTCCTAAGAACAAACTTAAAGTTCCTCATATGGGATGGAATACAGTGGATATCAAGAAAAATTCTCCTATTTTTAGTGGAATACCGGAAAAATCATATTTTTATTTTGTACACTCGTTTTATGTGGTGCCGGATGATGAGAGTGTGATTTCAGGCACTACTGATTACGGAACCAGCTTCACTTCAATGATATGGAAGGATAATGTTCTGGCAACCCAATTTCATCCTGAAAAAAGTCAGGAACTGGGGTTGAAGATATTGAAGGGGTTTGGGGATTTTGTAAAGAAAGAGATTGCATTCTGATTTGGCATCTGAGCCAGATGTAAAGCATAATAGGAATAAATTAGATTAATTTAATTAAGTCAGTCTGCATATACTGAACATCTCCTGAAGCCTTTTTTCATAAGTATGGTCTTTTAAAGTTCTCAGGCAAGCGTTTTCTGCGATAGATATTCTGCTTGCTTGATTTAAAGAAAAATAACGCAATTTATCTTTAAGCTCTTCAATTGTTTTGTATAAAACAATCTCTTTGTCAGGTTCATACAAGTCAGGGATCTCATCTTTGTAGTCGCAAATTTGAAGAATTCCGCATCCGCTTGCCTCAAATACTCTTGGATTTGTTCCATAATCCCATTTGCCAAACCATGAATGAATGTTAAGTGCAATTTTGGATTTGCTATATATAACAACCATTTCTTCGGGCTTAAAAAAACCACCTCTTGCTATCTTTTTTCGAAGTATAGAATTTTCTCCCAACTTTTTTATCCAGGGACCAAATATTGATATATTAAAATCACGAGATAATTCAGTAAGAATATTCTCACGTGCAGGTCCCCAATCGCCTACAAAGCTTATATCGTATTCATGCCCGGTTCCTGCTATTTTGCGATGTACCAGAGGGAATGCTCCAACAGGAAGATAAAATGCCTTTTGAATTCCATGGTTGCAGTAATCTGCAAGACTGCCTCTGGCATTAGTAAAGTAGTAATCATAGTGAGATGCTTTTTCAATTGAACGTTTTATCTGAAACGGGTCGTTAAGCCACCAGCAAATAGTCAGAATATTCTTGCTTCTTATATATTCGAGTATCTCCTTATCATGATCAAAGCCGAAAATTGTTAAGAAAATATCAGGTTTAAATGTTTTAATGGTTTTTTTAAGCTGACGGTTTAAGTTAGAGATGAATGCAGGCTTAGAAATTTTTTTCAAAATCTTTGTATGAAACTGAGTGCTGCCGAAATTGAAAACAACCACTTCATGACCCATTGAAACAAGGGTCTCATAAACATAGGTATTCATTGGAACAGTTTTCAAATGTTCGGGGACAGACAAAATTATTTTCATATGTTCCCCATATTTTTTTTGCCTGATTTTTTTTTGTTAAGTAAAGCCAAATTAGAGAGTATAGAATTGAGAACATCTTCTAGTGTTATAGACTTAGCGTTCTTATCTTTAGACTGCAACGCAATGTTCTGTGTTCCGTAAGGCTTCCAGATTGCAGGATTAGTTTCTCCGAAAATAGATATGACGGGAGCTCCTGCTGCAGCGCTTATATGGCTTGCTCCTCCATCTCCGGCAACAACAAAACTGCTTAAGGATGCTATTGCAGCAAAATCCATTAGTTTTTTGGTTTTGTAATAAAAGGCATTAGTGCCAATTGTTCTGCAGAGTGTATGTCCTTGTTCTTCATCTTTATCTGTGCTGGAAATAATGCATGTGAAAGCATGTTTTTCTATGAGGATGCGGCCAAGTTCGATAAATTTATCGATATCCCACGAAGATTTTTCTCTGTTATTGCTTATGTTGAATAAGATGACGGGTTTTCCCGAAGATATTTTGTTTAATGCAATAAATTCATGGACCTTATTTGTGAAATCAGCAGGGATTTCAATGCTGATATCTTTTGCGAAATCTTTGATCCCAATAACGCTTAAAATATTAAGGCATGTTTCAACTTGATGTGTATGTGCAAAATCCACAGAAGCAACAGGAAGATTGTAGCAATGTCTTAATATATGATTCTTATTAACATATCCAGCGCGAAGTGATGCACCGCTTATCAGTGTCAGAAGCGCAAGAGAGCTGGAAAAACCGCCTTTTACTCCAAATGCAATATCGAATTTTTTAATGGATGATTTCTTCTTGTAATTATTAATAAGCCTGTAAGATTCGAGATATTTATTTAAGAATAATTTATTATTGTTTTTATAAATGATAAATCCATTGATATAATCAAGGACTTGCATTATCTCTTGAGCAGGTTGTTCTGTGAAAACTGTAATTTTAGCTTTTTCGAAATGGTTTCGAAGAGTTTTTAAAAAAGGCAGTGTGCATATCATATCTCCAACTTTGTTAAGTCTGAAGACGATAATATTATTTATTGAATTTTGATCAATCTTTGAAAACATGGTTTATCTTACACTTTATGGCTTTAATCACATCTAAAGGCTTTATGGCCCGCATGCAGTCTCTTAATGGAATGCCTTCACAGCTGCCCTTTTTACATGGCATGCATTTCAGATCCATTTTTATTACAGTATGTTTTGAACTGTGCCATGGGCCCCAGCGTTTTTCATCTGTTGGTCCGAAAAGCGCTAATACAGGAGTTCCAACAGCAGCGGCTATATGCATGGGAGCTGAATCAACTCCAAAAAATAAATCAGATGCTTCTGATATTGCACCAAGTTGTTTCATTGTTGTCATCCCTGATAAATCTACTGATGATTTCTCTGACTTTACTAATGAGAGGATTCGCTTAGTCTTTTCCATCTCTCTTTTGTCTGGAGATGCTGTGATAATAACGCGGATATTATTTTTTAAAAGCCAGCTTATTACATCAGCCATATACTCATCTTTCCAGCATTTAAAAAGCCATCTGGCAACTGGATGTATATGCACGACAATATCAGAATCTTTTATTTGGTGTTTGATAAATATTTCTTTTACAAAAACCTTTGCATCTTCAGATGTATAAAAATCCACATTTAAATTGTCTGTTGAAATACCGTACTGTCTGACCAAGTCAAGATTTTGTACAACTGTATGATAATCGTCAGTTGGTTTACCAAGGTGTGTATATAAATGTTTTTTCCCGATAAATCCTTTTCTGCCAGGATGAAAAGCAAGGCAGTAAGATGCTCCAGATATAAAAGAAATCACAGCGGCCCTGTCGCCGCTTGTTAAATCAACAATCATATCAAAATGTTTTTTTCTGATTGTTTTGAGAAAGCTGAATTCGTTTTTTAGTCTTTTAAAAATGTTATTTTTTTTTATCGCTCTATTGAATACTATGATTTCATCAATCAGAGAATTTCCACTGAGCATTTCCTCTGTTCCTGAGTTGACCAGCGCTGAAATATGTGCTTTAGGAAATGTTTCACGCAGAGCCCTGAAAACAGGGACTGTAAGGAGAACATCTCCGATATTGCGGAGTTTGACAACCAGAATTTTGTTAATATTTTTAAATTGCATCTATTCCAGGTTAGAAAATCTGCTGATCATATTCATCAAAAAAGTATTTTATTTTACCATACTTCTATCGGATATTCTGTTTGAGATAGATTTATGAAAGCTAAACATTATTTAAAAAATTTAATAAATCTTTTATTGTTTTTTTAAATACAGGGTGTGTTATATGAGGAGCGATTTCGCACAATGGTTTTAGTACAAAATCTCTTTCATGCATTAAAGGGTGGGGTATTTCAAGAAGTTCTGTATTTTTTACCAAATCATCATACAAAAGGATATCAATGTCAATGATGCGGGGCCCCCATTTTATTTCATCTGTTCTCCCCATTTTTTTTTCAATCTGTTTAAGTATATTGAGAAGCTCGTCTGGGGTTTTATTGGTTTCTGTTTCAAGAGCCATATTGATAAATTTTGGCTGGTCTTTAAACCCCCATGGCTCTGTCTCATACATCTGTGACTGTTTTTTTATTGAAATACCGGATTCTTCTATAAGGTTTATAACCTTCTCACAGTTTTCCTTTCTGCTGCCGATATTAGAGCCAATGCATAAATAAACAGTGTGCATTAAAAATATCAGCGCAGAGTTTTTGCAATTCTTTCTACTGCTTCTTTTATTCTCTCAGCCGATACTGTCAGCGCAAACCTGACATATCCTTCTCCTGGTTTTCCGAATCCATTTCCTGGCGTTGTGAGAACCCCTGCTTTATCAAGGAGATGTGCAACAAAAGTGGAGGAGTCAAAACCTGATGCCGCTTTTGCCCAAAGATAGAATGTTGCCTTAGGTTTTTCGAGTTCCAGTCCGAGATTCACAAGTCCTTTGTAAAGGACATCTCGTCTTTCCTGATATGTATTTCTTATGGCTGACAAAACTGAATCTTCAGTTTTTAAGGCAGTGATTGACGCTTCCTGAACAGCCTGAAATATCCCAGAGTCAAGGTTTGATTTTATTTTTCCAAGTCCTGCTATAACATCTTTGTTTCCTACGGCAAATCCTATTCTCCATCCTGTCATATTGTATGTTTTTGATAAAGAATGAAATTCTATGCCTACTTCTTTTGCTCCATCTATCTCCATAAAACTCATAGGTTTTTCATTATCGTAATATACTTCTGAGTATGCTGCGTCATGGCATACGATGATATTATTTTTTTGGGCAAGTCTGACAACATCTTGATAAAATTCTTTTGGCGCAGTTGCAGAAGTAGGATTATTCGGATAATTAATGAATATAAGTTTTGCTTTCTTCAGAACTGAATCAGGTATCGATTTTATATCAGGAAGAAATTTATTTTCTTTGTTTAAAGGCATGAAATAGCTCTCTCCGCCGGCAAACAATGTAGCGACTGGATATACAGGATAGCCGGGTGAAGGCACAAGCACAATATCACCAGGATTTATAAATGCAAAAGGTATGTGTCCTATCCCTTCTTTTGAGCCAATCAAAGATAAAACTTCTGTTTTTGGGTCAATCGTAACATTAAATCTTTTTTTGTACCATTCAGCTACAGCTTCTCTGTAAGATAACATTCCCTCGTATGAGGGGTAGCGGTGGTGAGTTGTGTTTTCTACAGCCATTTTCATGGAATCTACTATATGTTTTGGCGTAGGCATATCAGGATCGCCAATGCTGAGGTCTATAAGATCGACTCCTTTAGCAAGCGCTTTCTGTTTCATGTTGTCTATTGTTGCAAATAAATATGGCGGAAGATTTTTTACTCTGTCAGCTAATTGCACAGATATCATTGACTTTAAGGCTCCTTTTAAAATTTTAACTATTATACAATAAACTTACATCTGTGTGAGAATTTGACTTTATAGCTGCTATTCTTTAGAATTACATGTGGTAAAATTATGAGTAAAAATCTCTGGGAAGTATATTTTAATTCTATAAAAAATCAGGATTGGGAAAAGGGATTAACTGCCCTTAATTCAATTCTAAAAAAAGAACCTAAAAATCCTCAAGTTCACCTGAAGATCGGCGATATTTTCCAGAAGGCAGATGATATGAATAATGCAATTGCTGCATATCATCAGGCTGGATGGCTTTTTATGAAAGAGGGGTTTTTGCAAAAGGCACTTGCAATATACAAAATAATTCTCAGGCTAGATCCAAATAATTCAGAGGCTGTAAACAAAACAAAAAATCTAATGATGGAACTGGAGAGTTCAAAATCTAAGACATCGGCAATTCCGTCTCTCGCCTCAGGAATCGAAACATTTTCGGAAGCTAAGGAGGCAGAGCAAAAGTTGGAACCAGAAATATCACAGACAGAATATTCACAGGCTGAACAGTCTCAGGATAATGAGATTAATATTGAACCTGTGTTTACTGGCAATATGGAAGACCTGATAGAAAGAACTTCTCTGGAAAAGCCATCATTTGAAGAAAACAAACTGCAGAAAGATGAGATTCCTGTTCAGGTGCCTGCATTTATGGAAGTAATACCACGAAAAGAAATTATCCAGATATTTAAAAAAATTCAACCTACGACATATTTGGCTAATGAGACGATTATAGAAGAAGGTGACACTGGAGATTCAGTTTACATCTTGAAATCCGGGCATGCGAATGTCGTAGCTCACATTTTGGGAAAGGAGATACAGCTTGCAAAGCTTTCGCCTGGCGATGCATTTGGTGAAGTAGCTTTTCTTACAGGAAGGCCACGAACAGCTTCTGTTATAGCAGCAGAAAGGCTTGAAGTGCTTGAGCTTAACAGGGTTGCACTCGAAGAAATATTTGATAAATATCCTGATTCGTTAAGGAAGCTTGAAGATTTCTATTACTCACGCGTGAAGGATACTGTAGAAAAGGTTAAAAAAATAAAAAAATAAAAAAAGGCATTTAATAAATAAATGCCTTTTTTTAGTGAAATAAATTATTTCTTTGCTGGTTCTTTCTTTACTGGTTCTTCTTTCTTTGGCTCAGCCTTCTTTACGTCTTTCTTGTCTTTCTTTGCTGAGGTCTGTTTCATAACTGACTTTGCTGTGTTTTTACCGTCAGCTGTTGTGTATTTTACAAGAACCTTGTCTCCAGCCTTTACGTCTGCGAGTGTCTTGTCATCAACGATGATAACAACATCACCCTTTTTCTTGCCTGCAACTGTGATTGTCTTTGCAACTGCGTCAACTGCCTTGACTTCACCAGTAACTGACTGAATTTTTTCTTTTACTTTCTTTTCGGCTTTCTTTTCAGCTTTCTTTTCAGTCTTTGTGTCAACCTTCTTTTCTACTGGTGCTGTTGTTGCCTTCTTCTCGTCAGCTGCTATTGATATTGATGTAACTGCAAATACGAAAAGCATTGCAACCATAAGTGCGATTATTCTTTTCATTCAATTCACCTCCTCTC
The nucleotide sequence above comes from Nitrospiraceae bacterium. Encoded proteins:
- the hisH gene encoding imidazole glycerol phosphate synthase subunit HisH; the protein is MIAIVDYGMGNLRSVEKGFQKVNVDARIVSDAKSIDDADGVVLPGVGAFIDCIKNLTDMNLTDAIIKSISKGKPYLGICLGLQVLFTESEEFGTCKGLNVLKGRVVRFPKNKLKVPHMGWNTVDIKKNSPIFSGIPEKSYFYFVHSFYVVPDDESVISGTTDYGTSFTSMIWKDNVLATQFHPEKSQELGLKILKGFGDFVKKEIAF
- a CDS encoding glycosyltransferase, with protein sequence MKIILSVPEHLKTVPMNTYVYETLVSMGHEVVVFNFGSTQFHTKILKKISKPAFISNLNRQLKKTIKTFKPDIFLTIFGFDHDKEILEYIRSKNILTICWWLNDPFQIKRSIEKASHYDYYFTNARGSLADYCNHGIQKAFYLPVGAFPLVHRKIAGTGHEYDISFVGDWGPARENILTELSRDFNISIFGPWIKKLGENSILRKKIARGGFFKPEEMVVIYSKSKIALNIHSWFGKWDYGTNPRVFEASGCGILQICDYKDEIPDLYEPDKEIVLYKTIEELKDKLRYFSLNQASRISIAENACLRTLKDHTYEKRLQEMFSICRLT
- a CDS encoding glycosyltransferase family 9 protein, with protein sequence MFSKIDQNSINNIIVFRLNKVGDMICTLPFLKTLRNHFEKAKITVFTEQPAQEIMQVLDYINGFIIYKNNNKLFLNKYLESYRLINNYKKKSSIKKFDIAFGVKGGFSSSLALLTLISGASLRAGYVNKNHILRHCYNLPVASVDFAHTHQVETCLNILSVIGIKDFAKDISIEIPADFTNKVHEFIALNKISSGKPVILFNISNNREKSSWDIDKFIELGRILIEKHAFTCIISSTDKDEEQGHTLCRTIGTNAFYYKTKKLMDFAAIASLSSFVVAGDGGASHISAAAGAPVISIFGETNPAIWKPYGTQNIALQSKDKNAKSITLEDVLNSILSNLALLNKKKSGKKNMGNI
- the rfaQ gene encoding putative lipopolysaccharide heptosyltransferase III, producing MQFKNINKILVVKLRNIGDVLLTVPVFRALRETFPKAHISALVNSGTEEMLSGNSLIDEIIVFNRAIKKNNIFKRLKNEFSFLKTIRKKHFDMIVDLTSGDRAAVISFISGASYCLAFHPGRKGFIGKKHLYTHLGKPTDDYHTVVQNLDLVRQYGISTDNLNVDFYTSEDAKVFVKEIFIKHQIKDSDIVVHIHPVARWLFKCWKDEYMADVISWLLKNNIRVIITASPDKREMEKTKRILSLVKSEKSSVDLSGMTTMKQLGAISEASDLFFGVDSAPMHIAAAVGTPVLALFGPTDEKRWGPWHSSKHTVIKMDLKCMPCKKGSCEGIPLRDCMRAIKPLDVIKAIKCKINHVFKD
- the folK gene encoding 2-amino-4-hydroxy-6-hydroxymethyldihydropteridine diphosphokinase, whose protein sequence is MHTVYLCIGSNIGSRKENCEKVINLIEESGISIKKQSQMYETEPWGFKDQPKFINMALETETNKTPDELLNILKQIEKKMGRTDEIKWGPRIIDIDILLYDDLVKNTELLEIPHPLMHERDFVLKPLCEIAPHITHPVFKKTIKDLLNFLNNV
- a CDS encoding LL-diaminopimelate aminotransferase codes for the protein MISVQLADRVKNLPPYLFATIDNMKQKALAKGVDLIDLSIGDPDMPTPKHIVDSMKMAVENTTHHRYPSYEGMLSYREAVAEWYKKRFNVTIDPKTEVLSLIGSKEGIGHIPFAFINPGDIVLVPSPGYPVYPVATLFAGGESYFMPLNKENKFLPDIKSIPDSVLKKAKLIFINYPNNPTSATAPKEFYQDVVRLAQKNNIIVCHDAAYSEVYYDNEKPMSFMEIDGAKEVGIEFHSLSKTYNMTGWRIGFAVGNKDVIAGLGKIKSNLDSGIFQAVQEASITALKTEDSVLSAIRNTYQERRDVLYKGLVNLGLELEKPKATFYLWAKAASGFDSSTFVAHLLDKAGVLTTPGNGFGKPGEGYVRFALTVSAERIKEAVERIAKTLR
- a CDS encoding cyclic nucleotide-binding domain-containing protein, which encodes MSKNLWEVYFNSIKNQDWEKGLTALNSILKKEPKNPQVHLKIGDIFQKADDMNNAIAAYHQAGWLFMKEGFLQKALAIYKIILRLDPNNSEAVNKTKNLMMELESSKSKTSAIPSLASGIETFSEAKEAEQKLEPEISQTEYSQAEQSQDNEINIEPVFTGNMEDLIERTSLEKPSFEENKLQKDEIPVQVPAFMEVIPRKEIIQIFKKIQPTTYLANETIIEEGDTGDSVYILKSGHANVVAHILGKEIQLAKLSPGDAFGEVAFLTGRPRTASVIAAERLEVLELNRVALEEIFDKYPDSLRKLEDFYYSRVKDTVEKVKKIKK